A genomic segment from Neodiprion lecontei isolate iyNeoLeco1 chromosome 1, iyNeoLeco1.1, whole genome shotgun sequence encodes:
- the LOC107223884 gene encoding SET and MYND domain-containing protein 4: MEKATRARQEVSAKIFKEFFNIPFLPKSSHIDDSMHFLDYWYDFYSTLKEIRPAKNQDYTITDFLAVFEILPPELDELKKCEFLADTFRDEANYDFAFGRYRDAVISYTRSLMTAPANTACIAMTYANRSAALYRLKAYAECISDIERVLDLPYPDDLRQKIITRKEEAEKNMNNSCAEDKVEAIEDELQLAYGPNAKLPEISKEIDIVQTCQEGLKLVAKTDFDPGDVLIIAKRQLAVAEYDQDPTYCHDCLKQSLCLIPCDYCCEDVYCSTECRIRAYEKYHRIECKIQSTLAASFPMDLRALLYQLRCLNIFTKQGANLKAILDDLKEIDDISDSEKLEFTDKQFTPNSRQAFLNMLKRQNSKAKHNYISLFEAAYIATLLKNHTNFLQKNSDLPVVAEIMTKINKIWPWNHFGIMYHGEKRIKARAAFPILGLVQHACVNNTITYLDKKGRIVIRASLFIRPGDEILHDYQQLHYTFQEMSSKSGRLVQCRRHCSKCDKSFSYPIERQPNIKIDKRLLVILEKNPFNIEALWKLLNIVRRSQQPFTLQTQVVKILLTEGYEQRFDIAIGHMNLYMLGVFENLP; encoded by the exons ATGGAAAAAGCGACCAGAGCAAGGCAAGAAGTatccgcgaaaattttcaaagaatttttcaacattccaTTCCTCCCGAAGTCGTCCCACATAGATGACTCCATGCATTTTCTCGATTACTGGTACGACTTCTACAGTACGCTGAAAGAAATTCGACCGGCCAAAAACCAGGATTATACGATCACGGACTTCCTCGCGGTGTTTGAAATTCTTCCCCCCGAGCTcgacgaattaaaaaaatgcgaatTTCTCGCCGACACATTTCGGGACGAAG CGAACTACGACTTCGCGTTTGGGAGGTATCGAGACGCCGTGATATCGTACACTCGCAGTCTGATGACGGCACCGGCAAACACAGCGTGCATCGCAATGACGTATGCCAACCGATCAGCAGCCTTGTACCGGTTGAAAGCGTACGCGGAATGCATCTCCGACATAGAAAGAGTCCTCGACCTTCCTTACCCAGATGATTTGAGACAGAAAATAATTACCCGCAAAGAAGAGGCTGAAAAGAATATGAATAACTCTTGTGCGGAAGACAAAGTCGAAGCGATTGAAGACGAGCTGCAACTCGCTTACGGGCCAAACGCTAAGTTGCCAGAAATTAGCAAGGAAATCGACATTGTTCAAACTTGTCAAGAGGGGTTGAAGCTTGTGGCAAAAACGGATTTCGATCCAGGCGATGTTCTGATTATTGCAAAGAGGCAGTTGGCCGTGGCGGAATACGACCAAGATCCGACTTATTGTCATGATTGTTTAAAGCAGTCCTTGTGCCTCATTCCTTGTGATTATTGCTGCGAGGATGTCTACTGCTCGACTGAATGCCGTATCAGGGCGTACGAGAAGTATCATCGCATAGAATGTAAAATACAATCCACTCTGGCTGCGTCTTTTCCGATGGATTTGAGAGCGCTACTTTACCAACTGAggtgtttgaatatttttaccaaaCAAGGCGCTAACTTGAAAGCCATACTGGATGATCTTAAAGAAATTGATGATATTTCAG ATTctgaaaaacttgaatttaCCGACAAACAGTTTACTCCAAATTCACGGCAAGCGTTTCTGAACATGCTAAAACGTCAAAATTCTAAAGCAAAAcacaattatatttcattattcgaAGCGGCTTACATCGCAACATTGCTCAAGAATCATACCAACTTTCTTCAGAAAAATAGTGACCTTCCAGTTGTCGCAGAGATAATGACCAAAATTAACAAGATTTGGCCATGGAATCATTTTGGG atCATGTACCATGGAGAAAAGAGAATCAAAGCGCGTGCTGCATTCCCGATACTCGGGCTAGTCCAACATGCGTGTGTTAATAATACTATAACATACCTCGACAAAAAGGGAAGAATTGTAATACGTGCGTCGCTATTCATAAGACCTGGAGAtgag ATACTTCATGACTACCAGCAATTGCACTACACGTTCCAAGAAATGTCAAGCAAATCCGGACGATTGGTGCAGTGTAGGCGCCACTGCAGCAAGTGTGATAAATCATTCTCGTACCCAATCGAAAGACAGCCAAATATTAAAATAGATAAGAGATTACTCgtaattttggaaaagaaCCCTTTCAACATTGAGGCACTGTGGAAACTGCTAAATATTGTCCGCAGGAGCCAGCAACCTTTCACTCTACAAACACAGGTCGTAAAAATCCTCCTGACTGAGGGATACGAACAGCGATTTGACATTGCG ATTGGTCACATGAACTTGTACATGCTTGGCGTATTTGAAAATCTGccgtaa